CGCCGCTGCCCAGGGCTCGCTGGGAGTGGGGGAGGGGCCCGCGGGAAGCACGCTGCGCATCGACTTCACCTTCCCTGGCGGGCGCCACATGTTCTGTACCAACAGCCGCGCCCTTCCTCCTGAGGACCTGGAAGGTTACGGCGAACTTCGCATGACCTACCGGGCCGCGCTGCCGTTGGGGCTTTCGGGGCTCCTGGTCCTGCTCTCAACCGTGGACGGGACTTGCTACCGCGCGGACCCAATGCCCGCTCCGGCGGCCGACTGGACCACGCTCGAACTCCCACTGAAGCGTTTTGTGCGTGCCGAATGGACCCCGCGCGGTGCCGAGAGCCTGAACCTGGCCGAAGCGGTGACGATCTGGGTGGGAACGCATGGAACCCCGAGCGGCGACGGCGGCCCGGGGTTCATTGAACTTGCGGAGCTGGCGTTGGTGCCCTAACGCAAGCGCCGCCAACGCCCATGCAGACGTGCTATTCCTACTCTACTTGCCCGGAGCGGATCTTGTACGCCGCGAAGTTGATTCGCGTGGCCGCGCTGGTCAGCTCCGGGTACGGCGTGTCGGTGCCGCTGACCATCCCGATGTTGTAGTTCTCTCCGTCGAACCGCCCCGTCAGCGATTGGTCTGCATAGATGAACCAGTGCGCGCCCACACACCAGGGCTGCTCAAGCGCGGTGCGGATGTATTCCGAATACTGCTCGCCGCGCTCCTCCTGGCTGGCCACCGGTCCGAGCCCAGTGTGGAACATGCCCCGGTCCAGCGCACCGAAGTGGAACTCCCCGATGACCACGGGCTTGCCCAGCTGCTCGATCTGCCTGCTCCGGGAGATGATTGACGGCGCCCGACCGTAAATATTGTAGGAAACCACGTCGCAGTAATCCTTCGCGACCATTACCACGTCATCGGGTGCGATGGCAAATCGTGGTCCGAGGTAGAGCTGGTGCGGCATGTGTCGCTTCATCAGATCGCGGACAACCGTGAAGTACCGTGTTGCGAAATCGCGTAACAGGTAAGCCAGGTCTTGCTTCAGTGCGTCCGTGACAGGGATCTTGATCTCGACCGGTTCTGCCTCAAATTGCTCCCACGAACCAATCTCCATTTTCCAGGCCGCGTTGAGCGCGTCGATGGTTGCGTACTTCTCCCGAAGCAGCGCGGTGAACCGCTGTTTGACCTGCCAGTCGCCTCTCAGCGCCAGGGCATTGATGGCGAGCTGGAACTGCCCTGTCTCCCCCCACGCGCCCCAGGAAAGCTCATTGTCCACGAAATACCCGATGCAGTACGGGTCCTGCGCCCAGAGCTCCGCCGTTTTCTCAATCGCTCCGGCTACGGCCTCGGCCCACTGGTCAGTGTAGACGTCAGGGATGTCTTTCCAGCCTCCGGGGAACTGTCGGTTGGCTCCATAGTGGATCGGTACAGTGAAGGGCAGGCGCAGCTTGGCGTAAGCCCGATTGTCCGACCAGTTTGCCACCGTGTTGAACCCCCAGGCGAGCATTCGCTTGCGGGTCATATCCAGCCAGGGCTCCAACCAGTCTGGACCGTACTTACGATAGAGGTTCATCCCGTAGAAGTTCGCCCAACCCTTGTCTCGGCCGCCGAAGGCATAGAGTGGATCATCCTTATCGGGCAACCAGGTGAACATGAACTCGCGGTTCTTGATGGGCCCATTGTTGTCGGGGCGCACGCAATCGAGCCCCACAGACCAGAAGAGGCTGCCGTCGGGGGTGACCAGCCACCACTTTCCGTCGACTTGTTCGACGCGGAACCACCCGGTAGCCTCCAGCTTCGGACCGTCTGCCCAGCCACCCCACTTGTCCCGATCGGGCGGCAGTGGCGCCTCGGCCAGAGCTCGGGCCTCCTCTTCGCGCCGGTCCGTCAGGTCCTTCTCGTCATACACTTTCCCGGGCCAGTCCGCTCCGACGTACTGGCCGAAGCGATCGACGATTCCTTCGAGTGATGAGCCCTTGTTCAGGCGCACATTATCGATATAGACAGTCCGGGCCTCAGTGGGGCGTGCCAGGAAGAACTGGAATGCAATGATATTGCCCAGGTCCAGTTCCCGAGACCCGAGGTCCCCATTCACGTCCCCCAGTTTCGAAGGCGGCCCGCCACGCATGCCGATGTCTCCCATCTGGATAGCAAGAGCAACAGTAACGGGCTTGCCCGGGGGCAGATCAACGCCCACCTGCCTGCAGTGGACCGCGCCATTGGCCTGGGGCGAATCGTCGATCCGTACATTGATCCGCAGTGGAGTGGCGTCCGGGTTGTAGGCGTCGAAAAGGAAAGCGCCATACCCGCGCCAGTCGGTCAACTCATAGGCCCGCGGCGCGGCGAAAAAGACGTTGGGCCAGTCGGTAACTCGGAAGTCAATTCTCAGCGCCTTACCCCCCTCGGTGGCGTGTTCCGGCACCAGCGCGACCTGGGTGTTGTTGGCACGGAGATTCGTGGTGCAATCGGGGTCCTCGAAGCTGTGCAGAAGGACGGTCTCAGCCGAGGAGGGGAGGCATATCAGCGCAACGAGAGGCAGCAGAAAAACGGAGAAGATCACGAGACCACCTCTTCTGTGTCTGTGGCCGGCGATGCGGAAAACAACAGACTCTGCACTCAGTCGCCCGTGGGCCCATCATCCGCGACGGCGGTACCCACCATGATCCGCTCCGGCACCGCTTCCTTGATAATCGTCTCGTCCACTTTGACCCGCTTGACTTCCTTGCCATTGTGGTACGTGACCTTCTCAGTGATCCTGCGGATCCCCGGAGAACCGGTGTTCGGGATATTGCGGGTCTCGCCCTTGGGAAGTGTGTTTGTCTCGATCCTCTGTGGCGGCTTGCGGTACTCTTCCTCGTGTTTCTCTTCTTTGATTGTCACTACTGTGAGGGGTGGGCTGGGCACCGAGACTGTCAGGCTCACGCCAACTTGCAGTGGGTCCTTGACCTTCGGGTTCATGGCGCGAAGCTCTTTGATGGTCATCTTGTAGATGTCCGAGATGCGCCGCCATGAATCGCCGCGCCGCACCACGTATCGCTCGATCCCCTCGCCGGGGGTCTTCAGCTTCTCTACGGCGGCGTGGATGTCGGTCAGGATTTCTTTGGGTTGGGCTTTCGTATCGGCGATCTTCACGCCCTCGGGCAGAATGCTGGCTTCGATGAGCTTTCCAGGGCCCTCGGAGAACTCCTTCTTCAGCATGGTGAGGGCCATGTCGGCCAGCTCCTTGTCAGCGAGGACGACCAGCTCCTTGCCTTTGAGGGTGATCGCCGCGGCTGCGACCTTCACCGTTAGTTTCGGCCGCAGCAGTTTGACCGCCTCGGCGATGGTGAGGACCTTGTCGTCCTTGTCCATCGGCCAGTTGAGGTCTTCCCAACGCTGGTCCAGGACAGCCGCGCCGGGAAGGTTGCCTTTCTCCTCGGCGATGATGCGAGAACGCACTTCCTCCGCAGCTTTCTCGCTTCGGACGAAGCAAACGATCTTGTCATTCACCCGGATCGCCCGGGCGAACCGGGCGCTGTTCGCCTGCCAGATGATGACGCCCGTTTCCACGGCGACAATAACCAGCAGGATGAAGGTGGTGGCGCGGTAGAAAACGGCGGCTGCATAGAGTTTTTCAAGCCGGGCGTCGCGGCGGTTGCGTGCGCGTGCTTCGTTCATTGCCTTCTACCCCCGTGCGCGGCGGGGATGCGCCTGTGGCCGCGCTGATGGAAGGTACTTGAAGAGCGTTTGGGCAGCCCCGGGCATAGTCGCGTCTTCTGCCGCAACAGCAGCACGGCCTCGCGGGAAGCAAGGCCGTGCTCGCTCTGCGGTCTACCTCCGAAGCTAGCCTTTGGCTGCCTTGATCTGCTCCTCAAGGACCTCCACGGCCAGCTTTATCTGTTGCTCGTGCCAGTCTTTGTACTTGATCCGCTCGCCGTCCACCAGCTCGGGTTCCGGGAAGAAACGATCCGGTTTGACCCCGCGCTTGCCCTCCTCGTACTCTAGACTGATATCACGGTGATTCGGCGTCAGGTACACGGCGGTTGAGAGCACCAGCGCGGAGCCGTCATTGAGTTCCGCCACCGTCTGAACCTTGGACTTGCCGAAAGTGTTCTGCCCGACGACAAGCGCCCGTTTGCGGTCCTGCAGGCATGCGGCGACGATCTCCGAGGCTGAAGCGCTGCCGCGGTCTACGAGGACAACCATGGGAAGCGAGGGATCCACCAGCGTGCCGGGGCGCGCATTGAGCGGCTGAGGCTCGCGACCGCGCTCCTTCACATAGACCACCGGTCCGCCGTCCATGAACATGCTAGCCACCGAGACGGCGACGTCCAGCAGTCCTCCCCCGTCAATGGACAGGTCGAACACCAGTCCGCGCATGCCCTGGGCTTTGAGGTCGTTCAGGGCGTCGCGCAAGGCGGGTTCGGACTGCTTGTTGAAGCTCCTGAGCCAGACGTAGCCGATCTGATTCTCCAACATGCGGTGCTCCACCACGGGCACCTTGATCTCAGCGCGGGTCAGGGTGACCTCCAGCAGCTTGTCCACCCCGTTGCGGCGCAGGCCCAGCTTGACTTCGGTCCCACGCTTGCCCCGAATCCGGTTTACCACCGCCTGCAGCGACATGCCTTTGGTGGGAACGCCATCGACAGTCAGGATAACGTCTTCGGGATGCAGATCGGCCTTGGATGCCGGGCCTTCGGGTAAGATGGAGCTGATGAAGACCTCCGTGGCTCCTTCTTCACCCACGGTGCGGCTCTCGAGTACTGCCCCGATGCCGTCGAAATGCCCGGAAGTCTCCTCCTGGAATTCTTGGTACTCCTCGGGAGTATAGAAGCGGGTATACGGGTCATCCAGAGAGCCAAGCATGCCCCGGATTGCGCCGTAGGTCAGCTTCTTGTCGTCCTCCACCTCGTACACGAACTGCTTCTTGACCCGCTCACGGACCTCCCAGAATGTCTGGAGTGGGCGCAGGTCGGAAGCCGCGGGCACCAGGGAGGCGTCCTCGATCTGCAACACTCCCGGAATTGCTTGAACGATCCGCGCCGCGACCGTCAATACACCGTCCACTCCCATGGCGTGACGGACCAGCATCCCGCCTGCGAAAGAGAGGAGCGCTATCAGGAAAACGATGCCGATTTGATACTTGCCTGATGCTTTCAGCACGTTGCTGTCCTGCCTTTGTAGTAGTCTGCACCGGCGACCGGCGCAGGTAACTGTGATCTCACAAAATGATTGCACGCCAAACTCTGCGCTGCTTTTCAGACGGCATCCAACCCGCGTTAGTTCGCCGCAGAAGGTCAGAAACCCACGGGGTTGACCGCACTGCCGTTCCTGTAGACGGTCCAGTGCAGGTGGTTGCCGGTGCTCCAGCCAGTGCTGTCCACGGCGGCGATGGGCTGGCCGCGTGACACGCGCTGACCCGGTGAGACCTGGATGCTGCCCCGCTGGCAGTGGGCGTACATGGTGGAAACGCCGCTGCCGTGGTCGATGACCACCGTGAGACCGTAGGCCGGCTGCCAGCCTGCCGAAATCACGGTCCCGCTGTCAGCGGCCCGGATCGTTGAGCCCCCGGGCGCACTGATGTCTATGCCATTGTGGAACCTGCGCGTTCGCAGGATCGGGTGGATGCGGTATCCGAAGGAGCTCGTGATCGGTCCCGCAACTGGCTTGAGCAGACTTCCGCTCCAGGCGCCTTCGTGGCGGTAGCGACCAACCCCGCGTGCAATGGCGGCCAGCTGCGCCTCGATGGCCCTGGAAGCAGCCACCTGGGCCTGGTACTGGCGCTCTGCCTCGGCAAGGTCATTCAGCGCGCGGTCCCGCAGCACCTTGGCCTCGGCCGCCTTGGCCGCCACCAGTTTCCTCTCGCGCGCCACCTTGGCCTCCAGTTCCTTCTGCTCCGCCTCTTTCTTCTCCAGGAGCGCCTGTTGCCGCTCGATTTTCGCCCGGTCGGAAGCGAACACCGTCAGGGTCTGCTCATCCCAGGCACACAGTTGTTTGGTGAATTCTGTGCGGCTGGCGAAGTCCTCGAAGCTCGTGGACCGCAGGACGACCTCCAGATAGCACGGTTCCTGCTGCCGGAACAGGGACAGAATGCGTTCGGACATGGCTTTCTGATGCTTGGCGAGCCGCGCACGCGCCTCGGCAAGCTCCCGGCGCACGACGATGAGTTCCTCGCGAGTCTGTTCGAGGCGTCGCCGTGCCCGGCTGAGGCGGGACTCGGCGGCAGCCAGTTCCTGCTGTGCGTCGATCAGTTCGTTCTTCGCCTCGTGTGCCGCCTCGCGCTTCCGGACAATCTCCTGCTTCGCGGCGGCGACCTTCTTCTTGGCACCCTCCAGGCGACCTTTGAGTGTGCTCCGATTGGCTGCGAAGCCATGGGATGCGGCGATCAGGCATGCGAGCACGATCGACATGAGAGCGGCCGAGATGCGCCGAATGCGGGCAGGTTGTGTGGTGTTCAAGGCAATCACCTCGGACATCTAGACGGTGCGCAGGTACTGGCGAATGCCCGCCAGACTGCCCACTGCCCCGAAGACCGCTCCCGTCAACACGACCCCTGCACCGAAGAGCACCAGGAAGTCGGTGGTGGTGTAAAGCGAAACAAACTGTAGATTCTGCTCAGCATAGGCTTCAAGATAGATATAACCAGTCATAACGCCAATCGCGGCCACGAGGCCTCCCATGACCCCCTGGAACAGGCCTTCGAGCAGGAAGGGCAGGCGGATGAACCACCGCGTGGCGCCCACAAGCTGCATGATCCTGATCTCACGCCGGCGAGCGTAGATCGTCAACCGGATCGTTGTGCTGATCACGGTCAGGGTGGCCAAGATGAGTATAGCGCCCACTACCAGACCGGAGATTTTCACCCCACGTGCGACGGTCAGGATTTTCTCGGTGATCTGTTCGGGATACCAGGCCTTCCCGATGCCCTCCACCTTACCCGCTGCTTCGGCAACAGCGCCGATCTCTTCGGGGTCTGACACGTAGACCAGAATGGTGTCAGGCAGCGGATTTCCCATGGCCTTGAGCATATCAAGGTCGAAGTTCCACTTCTTCGCCAGGTTCTCCAGTGCCTCCTCACGGGTGACGAACTTTGTGTCCTTCACCCGCATATCCAGCAGGAGCGCGGCCTCCACGTCAGCCGGATCTGCGCCCTCATCCAGTTCGCAAGTGATCACGGCGGACTGGGCCTCGAGGGCCGCCATGTGATGCAGGTTTATTGCCACCAGAGCGAACGAGCCGAGGATCGCGAGCGCCACCGCCACGTTGGTAATCGCCGCCATGGTGACCAGCGGATTGCGCCGAATTGCCGATGATGCCTGGCTTGCCAGGAATTCGAAGGTATTAAGAGACATCGTAAGTCCCAGTCTGATCGTCGCGGACCAGTGTGCCGCGTACCAGGTTCACAACGCGCTTGCGCAGGCGATCAACGATGTATTTGTCGTGCGTTGCCATGAGCACTGTTGTGCCTGTCTCGGAAATATGCGACAGGAGTTCGACGATGTCCCAGGACGTGTCTGGGTCGAGATTGCCGGTGGGTTCGTCACACAGCAGAACTGGCGGGCCGTTGACGAGAGCCCGGGCGATGCAGACCCGCTGCTGTTCGCCCCCCGACAGTTCGGTTGGGAAAGATGCCGCTTTCTCTCCAAGCCCCACAAGCTCCAGGCTTATTGGCACTTTGCGATGTTTCTCACGGCGGGTTGCACCCAGCACGTCCAGCGCAAAGCCCACGTTCTCCCACACCGTCATGTCCGGCAGAAGGCGAAAATCCTGGAAAACGATGCCGATCTTGCGGCGCAGGAAGGGGACTTTGGTAGCGGGTAGCTGCGCCACGTCCTGGCCGTCGAAGACCACGCGGCCGGAAGTGGGTGCAAGCTCGCGGTAGATCAGCTGCAGCAGCGTCGACTTCCCGCTGCCCGAGCTCCCCACGATGAAGCAGAACTCACCTCGGCCGACATGCAGGGTCACATCGTTCAAGGCCTGCACGCCAGACGGGTAGACGACGCTAACGCCCTCGAGGTGAATCATCTGTTACGTCCTTCAGCAATTCCTGCGATGAAAGCTGCAATCATTGCGCCCACAGGGACGAAGTATAACAGACGTGGCATGCCCCCGCAACCTTTCGCGGTCAGGATTGGCAATTATCCTATGGAATCTTTGTTCCAATAACCGGCGCTGGGCAGACTAGAACGGCCAGCCCTGGACCATTTGAGACAGCGCGAAAGCAAGGCCGGCGCGAGTGATAATCCCGTCCCGCACCAGTTCGGGAGGGCAATCGGGCAGCGCAGAACCTTCGGGCAGCGCGCGGCCGATGTACTCCCACAGCTTTTCGGCCTGAAGTGGGCCATCCGGGTTCAGGGTCTCCACATCCTCCAGCGGAATGATGCCCCGCGTGATGCACTCCTGTATGCCTGCCGACCACCACTTGCCTTTGAGACGTTCGGGCATGGTGAACTGAACTTCCGGAGCGCCTTCAGGGGCAGGGAGAATGGCCAGTGCCCGGGCGATCACCACGGCACCTTCGGCGACGGTGGCGGTGTTGGCTGCGCCAAACTCGGTTTCGCTGATCCCCCTGAAAATCCCCATGCGCACGAGTCCGCGCACAGCGTCATAGGCCACGTGGTCCGGGGGGACATCGTCGAAATCCCGGTTCATGGGGAATGCTTCCAGCCGGAACTTGAGTTGCCATCGCCGCCATTCGTCGTATAGGCCCAGTTCACGCGCACGCACACCGCCGAGGTCGGCCCCCTGCTTGATGAGAGTTGCCTGAAGCTCTCGCAGCCGCGGCTGGCCCAGCGACGGGTCGTTCCCCTGGCCGACTTCCCACGGGCCCAGGGAATCTCGCACCGCGATGGCCGCTGCAGTGCCCGCGGCGTGACCCAGAGCATAGCAGGTGGGCTGGATGCGAAGTGACGAGTGGGCCACGTGGTCGGCTGAGATCGGCCTGCCGGCGACCAACAGGTTGTCAACGCCTTGCGGCAGCAGGCACCGGTAGGGGATGTCGTACGGCTGCTTCAGCCGGATGATCGTGGCTTTCGTGCCCTTCGGATCATGGATGTCCACGTCGTAGTCGTTACGCGCGATCACGTCCACACGGCGAGCATACATGCGCCCTGGGTTGATGATCTGGTCGCCAGTGAGCACCGTCGCCCCGTGGATGCGTCGTGTCTCGCGCACCCCGATCTGTTCCGGCATGGCCACGAGATAAGCGTTCTCGAACCCCGGCACGTTCTTGCGCAGGTCAGCCACCGCCTGCAGCACCGCTTGGCGCCCGGCTATGGTGGCCGCGGTGAGGTCCTCGCCGTTGATCCCGCTGTAGCCCTGGATGCGGGTCATATTCAGCGTGACCTCGCCAGGGTTCGGGTTCCAGCAGAAGCTGGCCCAGTAGTTCTCCATCCCTGGCCACTGCATGAGCGAACCACCCTTGTAGGTGACGCCGCCCATGCGGAAGATCATGGTCATCGGCTGGGGCTCTCCGGTCTCGTCCGAACCCACCTCGAAGGGCACACCAGACCAAGCCGCAAGATCCGCATCGCCGGTGCAGTCGATGAACACTTTCGCATTGACGCGCTGCAGGCCTGTTTTGTTGTGGATAATAAGCCCCTCAATGCTCCGGCGCTCTTTCCCTTGCCAGGGCCGGCCCGGGCCCGTGATGCACGCCACGCCCCGGGTATGGAAGAGCACTTTAGCGCCGGATTCCGCCACCAGTTCATCAAGCGCGACGCGCATCAGGTTCGGGTCAAAAGCCGCGCCTTTGCGGGCCGAGAGGGTATCCAATCTGTGCAGGACTTCACGGAAAATGCCGCCCGAGTAGCGGTAGGGCATGAATATATTCACGCTGGCTGCCGTGCCCATGCCGCCGAGGTAGCCGTACTGCTCGATGAGCAGCGTGTCCGATCCATTGCGCGCGGCGGCGATGGCAGCGGCGGTCCCCGCTGGTCCTCCACCCAGCACACAGACATCCACCGTGTAATCAGCCGGCATGACGCTGAAGTCCGGCAGGGACGCACACTGCGATGCTGTTGGCAGGACGAGCATCAGAACCGCCCATGTGAGACGCACAAGCAACACTCCTTCGGACAGAACGCGTGGAACCGCACCAGCAATGGTAGCAGCCTGAAAGCAGGCGGGCAAGCTTCCGGCCGTCAGGCAGCCCGCTTGCGAAGCGCCTGGAACTGTGGGTATCATTCCAACGTCCTTGTAAACGCGGGGCATCGTTTGCGTGTTCCGCAGGAGGCTGGGCCCGTGAAAAGCCTGGTAGTGGCAGTCACGCTGGCACTAAGCGCCCCGATTTTCGCACAGATCGACGGGATGGTCGTCATTCCCTTGAAATGGATGGACGCCACAACACTCGCCGCGATGCTCGGCGGGGAGGCGCCCACGCAGGAGCAGCTCACCAGTAGCCGCCAGGAGTGGGTGAACCACTTCGCGCGCACCCTGGTTCGCGGTCTGCCGGAAGAGATCGACTCCATCGAGCCCCGCTGGCAATATGGGGCCACCGCATTCGTATCGGCGTCGGAGCAGGTCCGCCAGGGACAGCAGCAAGGGGTGTCCGCTTTGCTGCCTGCCGGCCTGTACGGTCCACCGGTGGCCTTGGCCGACCAGAACGCAATCCTCGCGCGAGGCACCCCTGCGGCCATCGACCAGTTGCGCGAAATCATCCACCTGCTCGATGTGAAGCCGCGAATGGTCAACATCGAAGCGCGCCTTGTGGATGCTCCCGCTTCGCGCACTGACGAGTGGGGCATCGACTTCGGCCGGCGCTTCGCGGACATGGTGATCAGCACCAGCGGGAACCTGCCCGGCGGCGGCCTTCAGGTGGTACAGCGTGACAGGGATGGCTGGACGGCCGCGGGAGTTGACCGTCGCGAGACCACCGGACAGGCCGTGACCGGCGCGTCAATCACCGCAACCAACAACATCCCGGCTATCATTACCATGGGCCGGATGCTGCCGTACTTCACGTCCGAAGTCACCTACGACGAGGCCGGCCGCCGGTTTGTACAGACGCGCGTGGACGCCATCTTCATCGGCACCGAACTTTTCGTCCAGCCGCGTATCAACAATAACGACACCGTGACCATGCTGATCCGGCCCACCTTCATCGAAGGCGCAGGGAGCATCATTGGGCCCAACGGAGTAGCGGTCCCGATAACCCAGACCGTGGGCACGGAGACATTGGTCACCGTCCCTGACGGCGCCACGCTACAGATTGCAGGATTCGAGCGCGGACTCGACGAATACAACACTCGATTCAGCGGCGCGCTGAAGATGATCAACGCCCGGGTTGAATCTCATCCCGCGCTGTTCGTAACGCCGCGCATCATACACGACCTCGAGGAGCCAGGCGATCGGTAACTAAGGGAGGAAATCGAATGGCAAATGCATGCGGCTGGATCGTTGCACTGAGAGTCGACTCGCGGGTCGACAATGCGGTGAAGGTGCAAGATATCCTCACCAAGCACGGCTGCAAGATCAAGGTGCGCCTTGGACTGCACGAGACATCGCAGGACTACTGCGCCAACTACGGGCTGATCGTGCTGCACTGCTGCGGGTCTGAGGAGGAGGTCGGCGAGATCGTCAATGACCTCAACGCAGTGGACGGAGTGCGTGCAAAGTCTATGAGCATGGACATATAAGAGGACAGAGCCGGGGTTTCAGTTCACTCGCGGGGCACCGGTCTGTGTGGCTGAGACGGTGCCCTGCGGAGCCGATTGTCGGTGGCCACCGGGGGAACGGCCTTTGCGTTCGCGCTGAGACGAACTCGGCGGCTTTACCGAATGCCTGCAACCCCTCATTGGATCTCCAGGATCAGGTATGGCTCCGGAACCCGGTCCGGTGCGGCGGTCCTGGCGAGTCCATCTTTCCACGCCTCATGTAGAAGGCTCACCGGAGGCCCGGCCTCAGGCCCCCAGACGCCCAGCTGTGCAAGGTTCAGCAGGACATGGGTGATTCCGCGGCTGCGCAGGTGGTCGATGAGCGTTTGTGCGGTGGTCAGTCGATCATATGGAATCAGCCGGTGATGTCCGGCGTCGCCCCAAAGGTAGTCGCAGTCGATGTAGTACCCTCGTGGTTCTCCGTACAGAATCGCCCTCTTCCCTTCGGGCACAAGTTCACTGAGCACCCGCGACGCCTGGTACGGTTGACACATTGCCCGCAGGTAGGCATCCTCGGGAAACAGCCCGAGAGTGACGGAGAGCGCCGGCGCGGCGATGTAGGCGGCCATCCCCACGGCCACCGCCAGCCAGAGGGTGGGCACCGCGCGCAAGATCGCGGGGCGCAGGTTCGCCCAGGCGGCCCCGATCACCGGAGCCAGCAAAGCCACCGTCGGCAGCGCGTAACGCGAAAGCTGCATCGACCACACCCACCACAGCCACAAGGGGAGTACCATCCACAGGATCACGGCCCCGGTTCGGCGCGTTTCGGGCGGGGGCGACTTCGCCAGCGCCAGAAGGAACCACGCGCCCAGACCCAGGAGGTACAGTGGGCCGATCCAGTACTGCAGAAAGGTGGGCAATGCCGCGCGGCTGCCCTGACGCCGGTGGACCTCGAAAGGCACCGGGTTGACGGTGAGATTTAGCGGCGCCAGCAGCATATTGAGCGGCGCGCGCGGACCCAGAAACCGGCGTTTGGACGGGCTGAGTTTGAAGTACTCCTTCGATGGCGGCAGGCTCCCCACGCCGAACTCGCGCTGGTGGTACTCATACGCCTTTGCTTCATCAGGCCCCCAGTACTTCCCCCCGAAGACACTATAGGCGAAAGGGTACACGGGATTGCCGGTGAGCACCCAGGTCTTGATGTACCACGGCGAGGCGATTGTGCCGGCGAGCAACCCGAACAGGAGCACAGGTCTGAGTGCCCGTCCGGGGCCA
This region of Armatimonadota bacterium genomic DNA includes:
- a CDS encoding FAD-dependent oxidoreductase, which gives rise to MRLTWAVLMLVLPTASQCASLPDFSVMPADYTVDVCVLGGGPAGTAAAIAAARNGSDTLLIEQYGYLGGMGTAASVNIFMPYRYSGGIFREVLHRLDTLSARKGAAFDPNLMRVALDELVAESGAKVLFHTRGVACITGPGRPWQGKERRSIEGLIIHNKTGLQRVNAKVFIDCTGDADLAAWSGVPFEVGSDETGEPQPMTMIFRMGGVTYKGGSLMQWPGMENYWASFCWNPNPGEVTLNMTRIQGYSGINGEDLTAATIAGRQAVLQAVADLRKNVPGFENAYLVAMPEQIGVRETRRIHGATVLTGDQIINPGRMYARRVDVIARNDYDVDIHDPKGTKATIIRLKQPYDIPYRCLLPQGVDNLLVAGRPISADHVAHSSLRIQPTCYALGHAAGTAAAIAVRDSLGPWEVGQGNDPSLGQPRLRELQATLIKQGADLGGVRARELGLYDEWRRWQLKFRLEAFPMNRDFDDVPPDHVAYDAVRGLVRMGIFRGISETEFGAANTATVAEGAVVIARALAILPAPEGAPEVQFTMPERLKGKWWSAGIQECITRGIIPLEDVETLNPDGPLQAEKLWEYIGRALPEGSALPDCPPELVRDGIITRAGLAFALSQMVQGWPF
- a CDS encoding glycosyltransferase family 39 protein, which codes for MTLLTAPLLFAAISSAACLAGNRLLAWMFPREASTRGGLLYSLALGFGLIAYLLALAGIFGKLNVLSAVLILLFSALMGLGRARVLAELVRGTVRTATNTLASPGRQIVLLAVLACMAVVLPLSLLITGVGGSSVLWIAAIALASIAGLALVNPSSGIPWLLVVWLLVTFLAALAPPADNDWDGLAEHLAQAKIYARTGHYAPLWYDHHSHFPAVPQLLFSLGMLFQGPGLAKLFHWAFGCVALGSAWLIARRHLGRESGPFAALTFAGTPLVGWLMQVGYVDLSTTALGLLALSAFLDWRSSRETRTLVLAGVLCGLMMATKMQGIPQFGIVLIAVTILALRGADGPGRALRPVLLFGLLAGTIASPWYIKTWVLTGNPVYPFAYSVFGGKYWGPDEAKAYEYHQREFGVGSLPPSKEYFKLSPSKRRFLGPRAPLNMLLAPLNLTVNPVPFEVHRRQGSRAALPTFLQYWIGPLYLLGLGAWFLLALAKSPPPETRRTGAVILWMVLPLWLWWVWSMQLSRYALPTVALLAPVIGAAWANLRPAILRAVPTLWLAVAVGMAAYIAAPALSVTLGLFPEDAYLRAMCQPYQASRVLSELVPEGKRAILYGEPRGYYIDCDYLWGDAGHHRLIPYDRLTTAQTLIDHLRSRGITHVLLNLAQLGVWGPEAGPPVSLLHEAWKDGLARTAAPDRVPEPYLILEIQ